A stretch of the Thiomicrorhabdus indica genome encodes the following:
- a CDS encoding PAS domain S-box protein, protein MPLLNDLLTAENLIDAMTEAGYAISIADATQVDMPLIYVNQVFCEITGYALDEVRGKNCRFLHGMDTESSAVEKMRNAIQNKQSCQVTLTNYTKNSQAYKVQLSLTPVFDEKDRLRLYVGFHQDVTQLEQLEYSLKSKKKELEIISSSINDGLLVKNSKGEVLEANPASQEILGLSLSELVDKPLLDPSWKTIHRDGSDYPSEEHPSTKVLKTGQPVYKQEMGVYKPDNSISWIQINSLPLKNEGLQSAAVISTFTDVTSLRNTENKLQKTNRLLQEKSDKLNTLSRSFEQAQKIASVGHWILEWPSKKLIWSDEVFRILGELPQSFQITYKTFLSFVPLDERQALMDEFSQSIQERREYTFKHRILRKNGETRFMLERGFHDFDEKGQIKRSVGTINDVTEQHKKDFQIASYVELINRQLIMSRTDLTGKIVEVSDFFCEISGYRREELIGQCHNIVRHPEMTTEVFSDLWTIIKRTETWEGELKNLRKDGSYYWIETRISPEYDHLGNHIGYVSISIDITAQKSLEEIAIRDEMTGLYNRRFYNQNIHQEIRRAKRQGLWLCFMMLDADNFKKYNDTYGHQAGDEVLKTLAMVLKKVFRRAGDYCFRLGGEEFAVLFEVEHQKDGEIMAEEVCKAIYDQAIEHSGNAPWMRLTVSIGVMLMDPLNNYVEEEIYKYADEALYRAKDAGRNRVMMVEEHLPELF, encoded by the coding sequence ATGCCTTTATTAAATGATCTTTTAACGGCAGAAAATCTTATTGATGCGATGACCGAAGCTGGTTATGCGATTTCAATTGCTGACGCGACGCAAGTCGATATGCCGCTTATTTATGTCAATCAGGTTTTTTGTGAAATCACCGGCTATGCTTTAGACGAGGTGAGAGGAAAAAACTGTCGTTTTTTGCATGGAATGGATACAGAGTCTTCTGCTGTTGAAAAGATGCGCAATGCCATTCAAAACAAACAGTCTTGCCAAGTTACATTAACTAATTACACCAAGAATTCGCAAGCTTACAAAGTTCAACTCAGCCTGACTCCCGTGTTTGATGAAAAAGACCGTTTGAGGCTTTATGTTGGTTTTCATCAAGATGTAACTCAGCTCGAACAGCTGGAATATTCTCTGAAAAGCAAGAAGAAAGAGCTTGAAATCATTAGTTCATCCATAAACGACGGTCTTCTTGTGAAAAATTCCAAGGGGGAAGTTCTTGAGGCGAATCCTGCATCACAGGAGATACTTGGGTTATCTCTGTCTGAATTGGTTGATAAACCTCTCTTAGATCCAAGCTGGAAAACAATTCACCGTGATGGTTCGGATTATCCAAGTGAAGAACATCCTTCAACCAAGGTTTTAAAAACGGGACAGCCTGTTTACAAACAAGAAATGGGTGTTTATAAACCAGATAATTCAATTAGTTGGATTCAAATTAATTCGTTACCACTTAAAAATGAAGGGCTGCAGTCTGCGGCAGTGATTTCAACGTTCACTGATGTGACAAGTCTCAGGAATACTGAAAATAAACTTCAAAAAACGAACCGTTTATTGCAGGAAAAATCTGACAAGCTGAACACGCTTTCCAGGAGTTTTGAGCAAGCTCAGAAGATTGCAAGTGTAGGGCATTGGATTTTGGAGTGGCCTTCAAAGAAGTTGATTTGGTCGGATGAGGTGTTTCGGATCCTTGGTGAATTGCCTCAAAGTTTTCAAATAACCTATAAAACCTTTCTGAGCTTTGTTCCTCTTGATGAACGTCAAGCTTTAATGGACGAGTTCTCTCAATCGATTCAGGAAAGGCGTGAATATACGTTTAAGCATCGTATTCTCAGGAAAAATGGTGAGACACGATTTATGTTGGAGAGAGGATTTCACGATTTTGATGAGAAGGGGCAGATTAAACGTTCAGTAGGAACGATTAATGATGTCACGGAGCAGCATAAAAAAGATTTTCAGATTGCTAGTTATGTTGAACTGATTAACCGCCAGTTGATTATGTCTCGTACAGATTTAACAGGAAAAATTGTCGAAGTAAGCGACTTCTTTTGTGAGATTTCAGGTTACCGTCGGGAAGAGCTGATTGGACAGTGTCACAATATTGTGCGCCACCCGGAAATGACAACAGAAGTTTTTTCTGACTTATGGACAATTATTAAACGAACAGAAACTTGGGAAGGTGAACTTAAGAATTTGCGCAAAGATGGATCTTACTATTGGATTGAAACCAGAATTTCACCTGAGTACGACCATTTAGGCAACCATATCGGCTATGTGTCAATTAGTATCGATATTACAGCTCAAAAATCTCTTGAAGAAATTGCTATTCGAGATGAAATGACCGGACTTTATAATCGTCGATTCTATAACCAAAATATTCATCAAGAAATTCGGCGAGCTAAGCGCCAGGGACTTTGGTTGTGTTTTATGATGCTTGATGCGGATAATTTCAAAAAATACAACGATACATATGGCCATCAGGCTGGAGACGAAGTGCTTAAGACGTTGGCGATGGTTTTAAAAAAAGTCTTTAGGCGGGCAGGAGATTACTGTTTCAGGCTTGGGGGAGAAGAGTTCGCTGTTTTATTTGAAGTGGAGCATCAAAAAGATGGTGAAATTATGGCAGAAGAGGTTTGTAAAGCCATTTATGATCAAGCGATTGAGCACTCGGGGAATGCACCTTGGATGCGTTTGACCGTATCAATTGGTGTTATGTTGATGGATCCTTTGAATAATTATGTTGAAGAAGAAATATACAAATATGCAGATGAAGCTTTGTATAGAGCGAAGGATGCAGGTAGAAACCGTGTAATGATGGTTGAAGAGCATCTTCCTGAGCTATTTTAG
- a CDS encoding ABC transporter ATP-binding protein, with protein sequence MGMEAPKKVKVTATSERSYTWRRIYELTLQHKPQLVKAHIIAFFAMLATVPLPLLLPILVDEVLLNQPGWVVGGLNQILPAEWHAAFYYIVAITIVTILLRLIGLGLGVWQMQQFTVIAKDVTYKIRNDLLNRVRGVSMAQYETLGSGSVTATMMNDVNTIDSFLGTTVSKLIIAVFSLIGVSAVLFWLNWQLALFIIFLNPLVIFFTMKMGKKVKVLKKAENSAVDVFQQSLTETLDALQQVRAANQDRSFFERVRGSAYNIKSHSEAFTWKSDAASRFSFTIFLVGFDIFRAMGMLMVVFSDLTIGQMIAVFGYLWYMMGPVQEILAIQYGYSAGSGALQRINEVLDLKQEPTNPSSVNPFTRSEATSVSVKDICFNYPGKSVNVLDHLNFEIKPGEKLALVGASGGGKTTLVQILLGFYEAKSGQVFYGGEPIEKVGQETVREHVATVLQTPMLFNQSIRFNLTLGRDLTDEQLWSALEMAQMKEAIENLEQGLETEVGRNGIKLSGGQRQRLAIARMILQDPKVVIMDEATSALDMQTERQLYEDLAPFLAGRTTLIVAHRLSSIRQADRIMVFEDGHIIESGSHEELMEQGGTYHTLYR encoded by the coding sequence ATGGGAATGGAAGCCCCGAAAAAGGTTAAAGTGACTGCTACGTCCGAGCGTTCATACACGTGGCGGCGAATTTATGAATTGACGTTGCAACATAAGCCGCAGTTAGTGAAAGCGCATATCATTGCGTTTTTTGCGATGCTAGCGACCGTTCCCCTTCCATTACTATTACCGATTCTGGTCGATGAGGTATTGCTTAACCAGCCTGGCTGGGTTGTAGGTGGTCTTAATCAAATACTTCCGGCCGAATGGCACGCCGCGTTCTACTACATCGTTGCCATTACGATTGTCACTATTCTCTTACGCCTCATCGGTTTAGGGTTAGGTGTGTGGCAAATGCAGCAATTTACGGTTATTGCCAAAGATGTGACTTATAAAATCCGCAATGATTTGTTAAACCGAGTTCGCGGTGTTTCTATGGCGCAGTACGAAACCTTGGGTTCCGGTAGCGTGACTGCGACTATGATGAATGACGTCAATACCATTGACAGTTTTTTGGGAACCACTGTCAGTAAACTCATTATTGCAGTGTTTTCGTTGATTGGTGTGAGTGCCGTACTGTTTTGGCTCAATTGGCAGTTAGCATTGTTTATTATCTTTTTGAATCCATTGGTAATTTTCTTCACTATGAAGATGGGGAAAAAAGTCAAAGTTCTGAAAAAAGCCGAAAACTCAGCGGTTGATGTGTTTCAACAATCGTTGACTGAAACGCTTGATGCTCTGCAGCAAGTCCGTGCGGCGAATCAAGACAGAAGTTTCTTTGAACGAGTCCGCGGTTCAGCCTATAACATCAAAAGCCACTCAGAGGCATTTACTTGGAAGTCCGACGCCGCCAGCCGTTTCTCTTTTACGATTTTCCTTGTAGGGTTTGATATTTTCCGTGCGATGGGCATGTTAATGGTGGTGTTTTCCGATTTGACCATCGGGCAAATGATTGCTGTCTTTGGCTATCTTTGGTACATGATGGGGCCTGTGCAAGAAATTCTTGCAATTCAATATGGCTACAGTGCTGGAAGTGGTGCACTGCAAAGAATTAACGAAGTTTTGGATTTAAAGCAGGAGCCAACAAATCCATCAAGTGTGAATCCTTTTACTCGTTCTGAAGCGACTTCGGTGAGCGTTAAAGATATCTGTTTTAACTATCCGGGAAAGTCTGTAAATGTGCTTGACCATTTGAATTTTGAAATTAAACCGGGTGAGAAACTAGCTTTGGTTGGAGCTAGCGGTGGTGGTAAAACGACTTTAGTGCAAATTCTATTAGGTTTTTATGAGGCAAAATCGGGGCAGGTTTTTTATGGTGGAGAGCCGATTGAGAAGGTTGGTCAGGAAACTGTGCGAGAACATGTTGCAACCGTATTACAAACGCCGATGCTATTTAATCAGTCGATTCGTTTTAACCTAACACTTGGACGGGATTTAACCGACGAACAGCTTTGGTCGGCATTGGAAATGGCCCAAATGAAAGAAGCAATTGAAAACTTAGAACAAGGTTTGGAGACTGAAGTCGGACGAAATGGTATTAAACTTTCTGGGGGACAGCGTCAGCGCTTAGCCATTGCCCGTATGATTTTGCAAGATCCAAAAGTTGTGATCATGGATGAAGCGACTTCTGCGTTAGATATGCAAACAGAGCGTCAGTTATACGAGGATTTAGCGCCATTTTTGGCGGGTAGAACGACCTTGATTGTTGCACATCGCTTGAGTTCGATACGTCAAGCTGACCGAATTATGGTGTTTGAAGATGGGCACATCATTGAATCGGGAAGTCATGAAGAGTTGATGGAGCAGGGTGGAACATATCACACCTTATATCGATAA
- a CDS encoding TatD family hydrolase: MIIDSHCHLNIMPEELSNIEELIANARELGVERMMCIAIGPDKWQEVLSIADQYEEVYAAIGIHPCEPKEVTTTDEALLNAASHPKVLAIGEIGLDYFHFDAEQESMEWQHERFRQQIRIAKQLNKPIVIHTRNSTPDCMQILTEEGAEEVGGIMHCFVEDMDTAQQAMDLNFYISFSGIVTFKNAKELKEVAKQVPLDKILVETDSPYLAPMPYRGKTNQPGYTRYVVEEIARLRDTSVQAVSDATTENFKRLFQLNSI, from the coding sequence ATGATTATCGATTCACATTGTCATTTAAATATTATGCCCGAAGAGCTAAGTAATATTGAAGAGCTAATTGCAAATGCTCGTGAACTGGGTGTGGAACGCATGATGTGTATTGCCATTGGTCCTGACAAATGGCAAGAAGTACTCTCAATTGCTGATCAGTACGAAGAAGTCTATGCGGCAATCGGTATTCATCCTTGTGAACCGAAAGAGGTGACCACAACAGATGAAGCGCTTTTAAACGCTGCATCGCATCCAAAAGTTTTGGCGATTGGAGAAATTGGTCTGGATTACTTCCATTTTGATGCTGAACAGGAAAGTATGGAGTGGCAGCACGAGCGGTTCCGCCAGCAGATCCGCATTGCCAAGCAACTTAATAAACCTATTGTGATTCATACTCGAAATTCCACTCCTGATTGTATGCAAATTTTAACGGAAGAAGGCGCGGAAGAAGTGGGGGGAATTATGCATTGTTTTGTTGAAGATATGGATACGGCACAACAAGCAATGGATTTGAATTTCTACATCTCTTTTTCTGGCATTGTGACGTTTAAGAATGCAAAAGAGCTGAAGGAAGTCGCCAAGCAAGTTCCTCTAGACAAGATTTTGGTTGAAACTGATTCTCCTTATCTTGCACCTATGCCATACCGAGGGAAAACCAATCAACCTGGCTATACTCGATATGTCGTAGAGGAGATCGCACGTTTGCGCGATACTTCGGTGCAAGCAGTTTCAGATGCTACCACTGAAAATTTCAAACGTTTATTTCAGTTGAATAGCATTTAA
- a CDS encoding HD domain-containing phosphohydrolase, translated as MQHQSFSNLVPYNVTDVNFLLVDDNPMNLEVIEGALVSGGYLNFEKVKDPLSLTKILVENTFDLVLLDINMPILNGFAVLSFLQQQLKEKCPPVIMLTALNDQESINKAFDAGASDYITKPFNRKELLQRVNIHLTNWLLTQQLSQERASLEQKVQERTKQIRKSQLEVINRLGQAAEYRDNETGNHVKRVAIISEAIAKEAECSDHYCSLIYLASPLHDVGKIGISDTIMLKPGKLSDEEFEVMKTHVQIGGEILANSDSEILEMAYEIAMTHHEKFNGKGYPNGLSGYDIPLSGRIVAIADVFDALTSSRPYKEAWSVEKAIELILREKGQHFDPDLVDRFVRIKDVILEKIKRYSD; from the coding sequence ATGCAACATCAATCGTTCTCAAATTTAGTTCCCTACAATGTCACCGACGTAAATTTTTTACTTGTTGATGATAACCCAATGAATTTAGAAGTCATTGAGGGAGCTCTAGTCTCTGGAGGATATCTGAATTTTGAAAAGGTAAAAGATCCGCTTTCGTTGACAAAAATTCTTGTTGAGAATACTTTCGATTTGGTGCTGCTTGATATCAATATGCCAATATTAAATGGGTTTGCAGTGTTGTCTTTTTTACAACAGCAGCTAAAAGAGAAATGTCCTCCTGTAATCATGTTGACCGCACTTAATGACCAAGAAAGCATTAACAAAGCGTTCGATGCGGGTGCAAGTGACTATATTACCAAGCCTTTTAACCGTAAAGAGTTGTTACAACGCGTCAATATTCATCTTACGAACTGGTTACTTACACAACAATTATCGCAAGAACGAGCTTCATTGGAGCAGAAAGTTCAGGAACGGACAAAACAAATTCGTAAGTCCCAACTTGAAGTAATTAACCGTTTAGGACAAGCCGCTGAATACCGAGATAATGAAACAGGTAATCATGTAAAGCGAGTAGCGATTATTTCTGAGGCGATTGCTAAAGAGGCAGAGTGTAGTGATCATTACTGCTCTTTGATATATCTTGCATCGCCTTTACATGATGTAGGGAAAATCGGCATCTCTGACACGATTATGCTCAAGCCAGGGAAATTATCGGATGAAGAGTTTGAGGTAATGAAAACTCATGTTCAGATAGGTGGTGAAATCCTAGCAAATTCTGATTCAGAAATTTTAGAAATGGCTTATGAAATTGCCATGACTCACCATGAAAAATTCAATGGAAAAGGCTACCCAAATGGCTTATCTGGTTATGATATTCCCTTGAGTGGTCGAATTGTTGCAATTGCTGACGTGTTTGATGCACTGACTTCCAGTAGACCTTATAAAGAAGCTTGGTCTGTTGAAAAAGCCATTGAACTGATTCTTCGTGAGAAAGGGCAACACTTTGATCCAGATCTTGTCGATAGATTTGTTCGAATTAAAGATGTGATCCTAGAAAAAATTAAACGCTATTCTGATTGA
- the tmk gene encoding dTMP kinase: MSNGKFITLEGSEGAGKSTNIAFISDYLQSKGIDVLVTREPGGTEIGEQIRKILLNKANTAMHEDTELLLMFAARAQHIREKILPALEQGKWVISDRFTDASYAYQGAARGMGFERIAEIENWVQQGFQPDCTFVLDLPVEIGMQRVKSRGGDGDRFEDEQKAFFETVRNAYLHRAELAPERYAVIDASQTLDNVQAQLVKALAAL; encoded by the coding sequence ATGTCTAATGGCAAATTTATTACCCTTGAAGGAAGTGAGGGAGCTGGAAAATCGACAAATATCGCGTTTATTTCCGACTATTTACAATCCAAAGGCATTGATGTGCTTGTAACTCGCGAGCCAGGTGGAACTGAAATTGGTGAACAAATTCGTAAGATTTTGCTCAATAAGGCCAATACGGCCATGCACGAAGATACAGAATTATTGTTAATGTTTGCCGCTCGTGCTCAGCATATCCGAGAAAAAATTCTTCCGGCACTTGAACAAGGTAAGTGGGTAATCTCTGACAGATTCACCGATGCTTCTTATGCGTATCAGGGAGCTGCTCGCGGTATGGGCTTTGAACGCATTGCAGAAATTGAAAATTGGGTGCAACAAGGCTTTCAGCCAGATTGCACCTTTGTACTGGATTTACCCGTTGAGATAGGTATGCAACGTGTGAAAAGTCGAGGTGGAGACGGTGACCGTTTCGAAGATGAACAAAAAGCTTTTTTTGAAACCGTTCGCAATGCCTATTTGCATCGAGCAGAACTTGCACCGGAACGCTATGCGGTGATTGATGCCTCTCAGACCTTGGATAATGTGCAAGCGCAATTAGTGAAAGCCTTGGCAGCGCTTTGA
- the pabC gene encoding aminodeoxychorismate lyase has product MSGEVLVWKNFHPVENAEYCISVFERGFQYGDGFFTTALIKQSQLLNWSAHKARLQMSAKRLRFPELDFETLEQSLRNQFITYGQTDCVCKIMVTRGVGGRGYLPPETPDVQVLSMLMPVPDFKHQPDNVAQVSPIILEISPETSGVKHLNRLSNVLARKTMNVGFDEAVMLNAFGQVQCATQSNIFVIKDHQIITPRVNLSGVEGTARSCLLTLAKEQVLTMDDVLNADTLFFTNAVRGVQVINNLNLNNWSNLQRKFLQFGLSQLQDLPAGICFPKVVGDEKSEIMKTFETKSPLLEKVQQAFLHHQYQNALKLN; this is encoded by the coding sequence ATGTCTGGTGAAGTTCTGGTTTGGAAAAATTTCCACCCAGTGGAGAATGCTGAATATTGCATTTCAGTGTTTGAGCGTGGTTTTCAGTACGGAGATGGCTTTTTCACCACTGCTCTGATTAAACAGAGTCAATTATTAAATTGGTCTGCACATAAAGCGCGTTTGCAGATGAGTGCCAAGCGCTTAAGGTTTCCAGAACTTGATTTTGAAACACTTGAACAAAGCCTTCGAAATCAATTTATCACTTATGGTCAAACTGACTGCGTGTGCAAAATTATGGTGACACGCGGTGTTGGTGGGCGCGGATACTTGCCACCTGAGACTCCAGATGTACAAGTGTTATCAATGTTGATGCCAGTACCTGATTTTAAACATCAACCCGATAATGTAGCGCAGGTGTCACCGATTATTTTAGAAATTTCGCCAGAGACTTCTGGCGTCAAACATTTGAATCGACTGAGTAATGTGTTGGCTCGGAAAACCATGAATGTAGGATTTGATGAGGCAGTTATGCTTAATGCATTCGGTCAGGTTCAATGTGCTACTCAGTCAAATATCTTTGTTATCAAAGACCATCAGATCATAACGCCAAGGGTGAATCTAAGCGGTGTTGAAGGCACTGCTAGAAGCTGTTTACTTACTTTGGCAAAAGAGCAGGTTTTGACGATGGATGATGTTTTGAATGCCGATACACTGTTTTTTACCAATGCCGTTCGAGGTGTTCAAGTTATTAATAACCTGAATTTAAACAATTGGAGCAATCTTCAGCGTAAATTTTTGCAATTTGGCCTATCGCAATTACAAGATTTACCGGCCGGTATTTGTTTTCCTAAGGTTGTTGGTGACGAAAAGAGTGAAATTATGAAAACGTTTGAAACGAAAAGTCCTCTGCTTGAAAAAGTGCAACAAGCGTTTTTGCATCATCAGTATCAAAACGCTTTGAAACTAAACTGA
- a CDS encoding AAA family ATPase, whose product MDNVQNLLQKLDCSQVPWLRTAWHEWCEHRAQNRLGHAYLIKAVKGLAVEVLVRQAAQLQLCQSPITSEQGLIACGQCSGCHLFAQNQHPDFYHVKCLEDKKEISIAQIRELIEKQNQTAHQGGYKVIWIQEVERLSISAFNALLKSLEEPGANTLFLLTSAQSASLPATIRSRCQKVMVPQPSLNDSVAWLQSLLPQHDEAMIKKALRLKWSAPVSAYDWIVQGRFKEEREWQQAINAMANGQKNLSKVVSEWMKWSQPEVVFDYFYAWVLAKIRKLGYGLQTIPAGDVLNAQRQMQAWLGFQQSVSLAKNDWQSNANKELVFENLLMEWIDLIQQEGSNSFGQIPSKSAFQSNLNRGIF is encoded by the coding sequence GTGGATAATGTACAAAACTTGCTTCAGAAACTCGACTGCTCGCAAGTTCCTTGGTTAAGAACCGCTTGGCACGAGTGGTGTGAGCATCGTGCTCAAAATCGCTTGGGGCATGCGTATCTAATTAAAGCCGTTAAAGGTTTAGCGGTGGAAGTATTGGTTCGTCAAGCGGCTCAATTGCAACTGTGCCAATCACCGATAACTTCAGAGCAAGGATTAATTGCTTGCGGTCAATGTTCAGGGTGTCATCTGTTTGCTCAAAATCAACATCCTGACTTTTATCATGTCAAATGTCTTGAAGATAAAAAAGAGATTTCAATTGCCCAAATCCGTGAATTAATCGAGAAGCAAAATCAAACTGCGCACCAAGGCGGTTATAAGGTGATTTGGATTCAAGAGGTTGAACGTTTAAGCATCTCTGCATTCAATGCTTTGCTAAAGTCACTTGAAGAACCAGGGGCAAACACACTGTTTTTATTAACTTCTGCTCAGTCGGCCTCATTACCAGCAACGATTCGCAGTCGTTGCCAAAAAGTCATGGTTCCTCAACCGAGTCTGAATGATTCTGTGGCATGGTTACAATCACTTTTACCTCAGCATGACGAGGCCATGATAAAAAAGGCATTGCGCTTGAAATGGAGTGCTCCGGTTTCTGCGTATGATTGGATTGTTCAAGGGCGTTTTAAGGAAGAACGGGAATGGCAACAAGCGATTAATGCCATGGCCAATGGCCAAAAAAACCTCTCCAAAGTGGTCAGTGAATGGATGAAATGGTCTCAACCAGAAGTCGTTTTTGATTATTTTTACGCTTGGGTTTTAGCTAAAATTCGAAAACTGGGTTATGGTTTGCAAACAATACCGGCCGGTGATGTTTTAAATGCACAACGGCAAATGCAGGCTTGGTTGGGTTTTCAACAATCCGTTAGTCTTGCTAAAAACGATTGGCAGTCCAATGCAAACAAAGAATTGGTGTTTGAAAATTTGCTGATGGAATGGATTGATTTAATTCAGCAGGAAGGTTCAAACTCATTTGGTCAAATTCCCTCTAAAAGTGCCTTTCAGTCAAACTTAAACCGTGGGATTTTTTAA
- a CDS encoding protein-tyrosine phosphatase family protein, which yields MTTQIYPICSIGKGKIAIMPKPDSDNLAQAMDDYSKEGISHIVSLLRAQEVEALQLQQEASFAAEEGIEFISFPIKDMDVPDRKAFEAFMDEHLPIILNGAYYSFHCHGGRGRAGTLAISVMVKSGYKLTDAVNLASEKRSDQVPVCDLQREFLQSL from the coding sequence GTGACCACGCAAATTTATCCAATTTGTTCTATTGGTAAAGGCAAAATTGCGATTATGCCCAAACCGGATTCTGATAATCTTGCTCAAGCAATGGACGATTATTCAAAAGAGGGCATTTCACATATTGTCAGTCTTTTAAGAGCTCAGGAAGTTGAAGCTTTACAGCTGCAACAAGAAGCAAGTTTTGCTGCTGAAGAAGGCATTGAATTCATCTCGTTTCCAATTAAAGACATGGATGTTCCAGACAGAAAAGCGTTTGAAGCTTTTATGGATGAACATCTCCCTATTATTCTTAATGGGGCTTATTACAGTTTTCATTGTCATGGTGGTCGAGGCCGAGCTGGTACGCTGGCGATTAGCGTGATGGTTAAAAGTGGTTATAAGTTAACTGATGCAGTCAATTTAGCTTCTGAAAAACGTAGCGATCAAGTACCTGTTTGTGATTTGCAGAGAGAATTTCTGCAAAGTCTTTAG
- the mltG gene encoding endolytic transglycosylase MltG: MSESKISANFSKWTWGISTLALAVVFFLIFVFRTWHNFVEAPIAQGEEPKVVVIQKGDNASKVAQRLEQAGVLDKPDYFVWYLRYVEKHHLLKAGEFSISPTWKPARLVDELLTGKTVQYPVTLIAGQTFKQTLSTLEALPKIQRELDFSDVEALQALFGVDKPISKKYPYANLEGLLLPETYHYQQGDSDKQILLRAYRAMQSELDAAWKQRSKDLPLSTPYEVLILASIVEKETGHAPERAKIAGVFENRLKKKMRLQTDPTIIYGMEARYKGNIRKKDIREKTDYNTYQIDGLPPTPIALPSKAAIWAVAQPEKTDALFFVAKGGGQHYFSKTLEEHNRAVRKYLLTK; encoded by the coding sequence ATGAGTGAATCAAAAATATCAGCGAATTTTTCTAAGTGGACTTGGGGAATTTCTACCTTGGCTCTTGCCGTGGTTTTCTTCTTGATTTTCGTGTTTCGAACTTGGCACAATTTTGTAGAAGCTCCTATTGCTCAAGGGGAAGAGCCAAAAGTGGTGGTAATCCAGAAAGGGGATAATGCGTCAAAAGTGGCACAGAGGCTTGAGCAGGCTGGTGTTTTGGATAAACCGGATTATTTTGTTTGGTATCTGCGTTATGTTGAAAAGCATCATTTGCTCAAAGCCGGTGAGTTTTCAATTTCTCCTACTTGGAAACCGGCTCGACTAGTTGATGAGTTATTAACTGGCAAAACGGTTCAATATCCTGTAACTCTGATTGCGGGTCAAACATTTAAGCAAACATTATCCACTCTTGAGGCATTGCCGAAGATACAGCGTGAATTAGATTTTTCGGATGTAGAAGCTCTTCAGGCGTTATTTGGGGTAGATAAACCTATTTCGAAAAAGTATCCTTACGCCAATCTGGAAGGTCTGCTTTTACCCGAAACTTACCACTATCAGCAAGGCGACAGCGACAAACAGATTTTGTTGCGTGCTTACCGTGCGATGCAAAGTGAACTGGACGCGGCCTGGAAGCAACGGAGTAAAGACCTTCCTCTCAGCACGCCTTATGAAGTATTGATATTGGCGTCTATTGTAGAAAAAGAGACGGGGCATGCACCAGAGAGAGCTAAAATTGCTGGGGTTTTTGAAAACAGGTTAAAGAAAAAAATGCGTTTACAAACTGATCCCACCATTATTTATGGCATGGAAGCGCGTTATAAAGGAAATATACGAAAAAAAGATATTCGAGAAAAAACCGACTATAACACCTATCAAATTGATGGACTTCCGCCCACGCCAATTGCACTGCCATCCAAAGCAGCAATTTGGGCCGTGGCGCAACCTGAAAAAACCGACGCACTGTTTTTCGTTGCAAAAGGTGGGGGGCAGCACTATTTTTCAAAAACTCTGGAAGAGCACAATCGTGCAGTTCGGAAGTATTTGCTAACGAAATGA
- a CDS encoding transglycosylase SLT domain-containing protein: MKCQQILVNWKRMLHFMLLLIASLFLVSCSSSPVPKSSMDNICEIFAHDSDWREAAEKSYRKWGTPPWTLLAIVYQESTFQHNARPDMDYFLFIPTGRPTSAYGYAQAVDGTWEEYKRKTGNSWADRDDIYDALDFIGWYNHQSAVRSNVSKRNAYQIYLAYHEGHGGYNRRTYTKKPWLMRTARVVQKRAVKFMKQYQTCR; encoded by the coding sequence ATGAAGTGTCAACAGATCCTAGTAAATTGGAAACGAATGCTGCATTTTATGCTGTTACTTATTGCGAGCCTTTTTCTTGTCAGTTGTTCATCAAGCCCTGTCCCGAAAAGCTCTATGGACAATATCTGTGAAATTTTCGCACATGATTCCGATTGGCGAGAAGCCGCAGAAAAGTCTTACAGAAAATGGGGAACGCCACCGTGGACGCTACTTGCTATTGTTTATCAGGAATCGACTTTTCAGCATAATGCGCGTCCTGATATGGACTATTTTTTATTTATTCCAACAGGCCGTCCAACGTCCGCATATGGCTATGCACAAGCAGTGGATGGAACTTGGGAAGAATATAAGCGGAAAACTGGAAATTCCTGGGCTGATAGAGATGATATTTATGATGCCTTGGATTTTATCGGCTGGTACAACCATCAATCAGCAGTTCGTAGTAATGTATCGAAACGAAATGCCTATCAAATTTATTTAGCTTATCATGAAGGTCATGGTGGCTATAATCGAAGAACTTATACCAAAAAGCCATGGTTAATGCGAACGGCTCGCGTTGTTCAGAAACGTGCCGTCAAATTTATGAAGCAATATCAAACTTGCCGTTAG